One region of Bombus affinis isolate iyBomAffi1 chromosome 5, iyBomAffi1.2, whole genome shotgun sequence genomic DNA includes:
- the LOC126916727 gene encoding ribonuclease H1 isoform X1, which translates to MSINRFEPFVTILRNMAFTSYYAVAKGRTPGIYHTWFECHKQVFRFSGPVFKKFKTETEARKFIEEYEKTNKENDMKDALSIIGKRRQIQNDKGTDSHTEHSGSKKLKTTGSTKHENIWIDKVNDLTQNFIVDSNGFVNVYTDGACSANGKENAKAGIGVWFGDNHPLNVSEAVVGRATNNNAEIKAVTVAARQARKAGIKNLKINTDSQFLINCIKYWMPSWKEKGWVTSNNKPVINKNELIEMEEALKPLNVVWNHVNGHVGIYGNEMADKLARTGSSKYI; encoded by the exons ATGTCGATAAACAGATTTGAGCCTTTCGTGACTATATTAAGAAATATGGCTTTTACAAGTTATTATGCAGTAGCTAAAGGTCGTACACCTGGAATTTATCATACTTG GTTTGAATGTCATAAACAAGTGTTTCGTTTTTCTGGAcctgtatttaaaaaatttaaaacagaaacagaAGCACGCAAATTCATTGAAGAATATGAGAAAACAAATAAAGAAAATGACATGAAAGATGCATTATCTATAATTGGTAAAAG ACGACAAATACAAAATGACAAAGGTACAGACTCTCATACCGAACACTCAGGTTCAAAAAAGCTAAAAACGACAGGTTCAACAAAACATGAAAATATATGGATAGATAAAGTAAAT gatttAACTCAAAATTTTATTGTGGATAGCAATGGTTTTGTCAATGTATATACAGATGGTGCATGTAGTGCAAATGGGAAAGAAAACGCAAAGGCTGGTATAGGTGTTTGGTTTGGCGACAATCATCCTCT AAATGTATCAGAAGCTGTTGTTGGTCGAGCAACTAACAACAATGCAGAAATTAAGGCTGTAACTGTAGCTGCTAGACAAGCAAGAAAGGCAGGTATTAAAAATTTGAAGATTAATACAGATTCCCAATTTCTTATCAACTGCATAAAGTATTGGATGCCTAGCTGGAAAGAAAAGGGATGGGTTACTTCAAATAACAAACCTGTTATAAATAAGAATGAACTAATAGAAATGGAAGAAGCTTTAAAACCTCTAAACGTGGTTTGG AATCATGTCAATGGTCATGTTGGAATTTATGGTAATGAAATGGCTGATAAGTTAGCTCGGACAGGAAGTTCAAAATATATCTAA
- the LOC126916727 gene encoding ribonuclease H1 isoform X2 produces MKDALSIIGKRRQIQNDKGTDSHTEHSGSKKLKTTGSTKHENIWIDKVNDLTQNFIVDSNGFVNVYTDGACSANGKENAKAGIGVWFGDNHPLNVSEAVVGRATNNNAEIKAVTVAARQARKAGIKNLKINTDSQFLINCIKYWMPSWKEKGWVTSNNKPVINKNELIEMEEALKPLNVVWNHVNGHVGIYGNEMADKLARTGSSKYI; encoded by the exons ATGAAAGATGCATTATCTATAATTGGTAAAAG ACGACAAATACAAAATGACAAAGGTACAGACTCTCATACCGAACACTCAGGTTCAAAAAAGCTAAAAACGACAGGTTCAACAAAACATGAAAATATATGGATAGATAAAGTAAAT gatttAACTCAAAATTTTATTGTGGATAGCAATGGTTTTGTCAATGTATATACAGATGGTGCATGTAGTGCAAATGGGAAAGAAAACGCAAAGGCTGGTATAGGTGTTTGGTTTGGCGACAATCATCCTCT AAATGTATCAGAAGCTGTTGTTGGTCGAGCAACTAACAACAATGCAGAAATTAAGGCTGTAACTGTAGCTGCTAGACAAGCAAGAAAGGCAGGTATTAAAAATTTGAAGATTAATACAGATTCCCAATTTCTTATCAACTGCATAAAGTATTGGATGCCTAGCTGGAAAGAAAAGGGATGGGTTACTTCAAATAACAAACCTGTTATAAATAAGAATGAACTAATAGAAATGGAAGAAGCTTTAAAACCTCTAAACGTGGTTTGG AATCATGTCAATGGTCATGTTGGAATTTATGGTAATGAAATGGCTGATAAGTTAGCTCGGACAGGAAGTTCAAAATATATCTAA